A genomic window from Lotus japonicus ecotype B-129 chromosome 1, LjGifu_v1.2 includes:
- the LOC130747656 gene encoding protein FAR1-RELATED SEQUENCE 5-like, whose product MSGQVSDTIGLQDFRMESGSFVEDHNHELTPSIYSHVIPAYRTLSESDRAQVDSLHSSSIRTCHIMGFIMVQKGGYSIVGFLKEDLYNYINRQKHYKLRGEDARAAISYLRGKEDNDAMFYSKYTTTKDVSNKHLKSVVTDGDGAIREAIKQVFPSASHRLCAWNLHKNAKDNVKNKSFLTGFAKAMYSDFTIEEFEEYWNNLVVEHNLVGILE is encoded by the exons ATGTCAGGCCAAGTTTCGGATACGATTGGATTACAAGACTTCAGAATGGAAAGTGGTTCTTTTGTGGAGGATCATAACCATGAACTCACCCCGTCGATATATTCCCATGTCATACCGGCTTATCGCACTTTGAGTGAAAGTGATAGAGCTCAGGTAGATAGCCTTCATTCATCTAGCATTAGAACATGTCATATTATGGGTTTCATAATGGTGCAAAAAGGTGGATATTCAATAGTTGGGTTTCTAAAGGAGGATTTGTACAATTATATTAACAGACAGAAACATTACAAGCTACGAGGTGAGGATGCACGAGCTGCTATTAGTTATTTGAGAGGCAAGGAAGACAATGATGCAATGTTTTATTCGAAATACACGACTACGAAGGATG TGTCAAATAAACACCTGAAATCAGTTGTGACAGATGGTGATGGGGCTATAAGGGAGGCAATCAAACAAGTCTTTCCAAGTGCATCACATCGTCTATGTGCATGGAACTTGCACAAGAACGCAAAGGATAATGTGAAGAATAAGTCCTTCTTGACTGGCTTTGCGAAAGCAATGTATTCTGATTTCACAATTGAGGAGTTTGAAGAATACTGGAATAACCTGGTTGTTGAACACAATCTTGTGGGAATACTGGAATAA